From the Daucus carota subsp. sativus chromosome 8, DH1 v3.0, whole genome shotgun sequence genome, one window contains:
- the LOC108198840 gene encoding kinesin-like protein KIN-13B isoform X1 encodes MYTDVPLLMIARCQGSRRKNLKKSESTLFLGFGLVEQLYAAQVLVKVDISSERMEGADINKSLCALNECIRPLDSDQGHIPFRGSKLAEVLRDSFFSDSHTVMISCISPNSGSCERTLNTLRYADRVKSLRMGTSFRKDTLSSSLNIKSSTALPLSSLSTTAPAYSDKPIDVRSNRFRCSKQTEMEPSESFTHERAPNGRVQSSSTSQAFPDKYKGRPESPDHTVDDYFDHYEETYEQNEQFQTRNASETMPGNRQYLRLRTDIQTKKVMLS; translated from the exons ATGTATACAGATGTGCCTCTGTTGATGATAGCAAGATGCCAAGGAAGTCGTAGAAAAAATCTGAAGAAGTCAGAATCTACCCTTTTCCTTGGATTTGGTCTGGTGGAACAGTTGTATGCTGCCCAAGTACTCGTGAAAGTAGATATCTCATCCGAAAG AATGGAAGGCGCTGatattaataaaagtttatGTGCACTAAATGAATGCATTAGACCACTTGACAGCGATCAGGGTCATATTCCCTTCAGAGGGAGTAAGCTAGCTGAGGTTCTTAGAGACTCATTCTTTAGTGATTCACACACTGTAATGATATCATGCATTTCCCCGAACTCAGGATCATGTGAACGTACTCTCAACACATTAAGATATGCTGACAG GGTGAAGAGTCTGCGAATGGGAACCAGCTTCAGGAAAGATACACTGTCATCATCACTAAACATTAAAAGCTCAACAGCTTTGCCTTTGTCTTCACTTTCAACGACTGCACCAGCCTATTCAGATAAACCTATAGATGTTAGAAGTAATAGGTTCAGGTGCTCTAAGCAAACTGAAATGGAGCCTTCTGAATCATTCACACATGAACGTGCTCCTAATGGACGAGTACAAAGCAGCTCAACATCACAGGCCTTTCCAGATAAATACAAGGGTCGGCCAGAAAGTCCAGATCATACAGTTGACGACTATTTTGACCACTACGAGGAAACTTATGAACAAAACGAGCAATTTCAGACAAGGAATGCCAGTGAAACAATGCCAGGGAATCGACAGTATCTGAGGCTAAGAACTGACATTCAGACGAAGAAGGTGATGTTATCCTAA
- the LOC108198840 gene encoding uncharacterized protein LOC108198840 isoform X2 yields the protein MADSEERPIPFRAACETRPSSYKDGATSKNGRPKLTITEDVLERRRLSKRRQNARWAIQQGATPNGVLDVSSREMQPLLDTPVVS from the exons ATGGCCGATTCTGAAG AGAGACCTATTCCATTCCGCGCTGCCTGTGAGACCAGGCCGTCCAGCTACAAGGACGGAGCTACTAGCAAAAATGGGCGGCCCAAGCTCACAATCACCGAGGATGTTTTGGAGAGGAGAAGGCTATCCAAGCGGAGGCAAAACGCTCGGTGGGCTATCCAACAAG GTGCAACACCAAATGGTGTTTTGGATGTGTCCTCTCGGGAAATGCAACCTCTCCTGGACACTCCAGTAGTCAGTTAA
- the LOC108200010 gene encoding sulfoquinovosyl transferase SQD2 has protein sequence MPIQTLSKNPTFSLPSCCSPSSSFSALCNSRIALKPSCFCCFGARPISLFSKKIQSLQSRGQFRGVELRCRKGLKPIVVRSKMTISEIREDGEEENPPPFVESEISNRPRRIALFVEPSPFAYVSGYKNRFQNFIKYLREMGDEVMVVTTHEGVPEEFHGAQLIGSHSFPCPWYQKVPLSLALSPRIISKVSEFKPDIIHASSPGIMVFGALIIAKLLSVPIVMSYHTHVPVYIPRYTFSWLVQPMWWVIKFLHRAADLTLVPSAAIAKDLLTARVAASNQIRLWNKGVDSESFNPKYRSHEMRLRLSNGEPDRPLIVHVGRLGVEKSLDFLKRVMDRLPEARIAFIGDGPYRAELEEIFSGMPAVFTGMLQGEELSQAYASGDVFIMPSESETLGLVVLEAMSSGLPVVAARAGGIPDIISDDQQGKTGYLYNPGDLEDCLSKLEPLLHDSVLRESIGKSAREEMEKYDWKAATAKIRNQQYNDAIWFWRRKRAQLLSPLQWFTNMFQSPEAKYR, from the exons ATGCCTATTCAGACTTTATCTAAAAATCCCACCTTTAGTTTACCCTCTTGTTGTTCTCCAAGTAGTTCTTTCTCAGCTTTGTGTAATTCAAGAATTGCTTTGAAGCcttcttgtttttgttgttttggAGCAAGACCCATTAGTTTGTTTAGCAAAAAGATTCAGTCTTTACAGTCTAGAGGGCAGTTTAGAGGTGTTGAATTGAGGTGTAGAAAAGGGCTTAAACCCATTGTTGTGAGAAGCAAAATGACAATTTCTGAGATTAGGGAGGATGGAGAAGAGGAGAATCCTCCTCCTTTTGTTGAATCAGAAATTAGTAATAGGCCGCGGCGAATTGCTCTCTTTGTAGAGCCCTCTCCTTTTGC TTATGTGTCTGGGTACAAAAATCGTTTCCAGAATTTCATCAAATATCTACGTGAAATGGGTGATGAG GTGATGGTTGTGACAACTCATGAAGGAGTTCCAGAAGAATTTCATGGAGCACAGCTGATAGGATCACACAG CTTCCCTTGTCCATGGTATCAAAAAGTACCACTTTCCCTAGCACTCAGCCCGAGAATAATATCCAAGGTTTCAGAGTTTAAGCCTGATATAATCCATGCATCATCCCCTGGTATCATG GTATTTGGCGCTCTTATCATTGCAAAATTATTGTCTGTTCCAATTGTTATGTCCTATCATACACATGTGCCAGT CTACATCCCAAGATACACTTTCAGTTGGCTAGTCCAGCCCATGTGGTGGGTCATAA AATTTCTACATAGAGCAGCCGATCTGACACTAGTTCCGTCAGCTGCCATTGCCAAGGATCTGCTGACAGCCAGAGTAGCAGCAT cTAATCAGATACGCCTCTGGAACAAGGGAGTTGACTCTGAAAGCTTTAATCCAAAATATCGTTCTCATGAGATGAGATTACGTTTGAG CAATGGTGAACCTGATAGACCTTTGATTGTTCACGTTGGGCGCCTAGGAGTGGAGAAGAGTTTGGATTTCCTGAAAAG GGTCATGGACAGGCTTCCAGAAGCCCGCATTGCTTTTATTGGAGATGGACCATATAG GGCTGAGCtagaagaaatattctctggcATGCCTGCCGTATTTACCGGGATGCTACAAGGAGAGGAGCTCTCTCAGGCATATGCTAGTGGAGATGTATTTATAATGCCTTCAGAATCAGAGACATTGGGGCTCGTCGTTTTGGAAGCAATGTCATCTGGACTTCCTGTCGTGGCAGCCCGGGCTGGGGGAATTCCAGATATCATTTCTGACGATCAGCAGGGTAAGACCGGTTATCTCTACAATCCCGGAGATCTCGAAGACTGCTTAAGCAAATTGGAACCTCTTCTGCATGATTCGGTTTTAAGAGAAAGTATTGGAAAATCTGCCCGCGAGGAAATGGAGAAGTATGACTGGAAGGCAGCCACAGCAAAGATTCGAAACCAACAGTATAACGATGCCATTTGGTTCTGGAGAAGGAAAAGAGCTCAGCTACTGAGCCCTTTACAGTGGTTTACAAATATGTTTCAGTCACCAGAAGCCAAGTACAGGTAA
- the LOC108197027 gene encoding uncharacterized protein LOC108197027, translated as MGKASRDKRDIYYRKAKEEGWRARSAFKLLQIDEEFDIFKGVRHVVDLCAAPGSWSQVLSRKLYLPAKLSPDSRECDLPLIVAIDLQPMAPIDGVIQVQGDITNARTAEVVIRHFDGCKADLVVCDGAPDVTGLHDMDEFVQSQLILAGLTIVTHILKEGGKFIAKIFRGKDTSLLYCQLKLFFTEVTFAKPKSSRNSSIEAFAVCENYSPPEGFNEKDLHRLLEKVGSPSGVDDLDCSSGWLEGPNKVYIPFLACGDLSGYDSDRSYPLPRGADGAYQSLDPVQPPIAPPYKRALEMKKASNQGTRDLEKLSLDP; from the exons ATGGGTAAAGCCTCAAGAGATAAAAGG GATATATACTATAGGAAAGCAAAGGAAGAAGGTTGGCGTGCTCGAAGTGCCTTTAAACTGCTCCAAATTGATGAGGAATTTGACATATTCAAAG GGGTCCGGCACGTGGTAGATCTCTGTGCAGCGCCTGGTAGCTGGAGTCAG GTGTTGAGTCGTAAATTGTATCTCCCTGCAAAGCTGTCCCCTGATTCCAG GGAGTGCGATCTTCCACTTATTGTTGCTATTGATCTGCAACCTATGGCTCCAATCGATGGGGTTATTCAGGTGCAGGGTGATATAACAAATGCCCGAACAGCTGAAGTG GTCATTAGACATTTTGATGGGTGCAAAGCTGACCTAGTTGTCTGTGATGGTGCTCCTGATG TGACTGGACTTCATGACATGGATGAATTTGTTCAATCTCAACTCATATTGGCA GGTTTAACAATAGTTACTCACATACTTAAAGAAGGCGGCAAATTTATTGCTAAAATATTTAGAGGGAAAGATACAAGTCTCTTGTACTGTCAG CTAAAGCTATTTTTCACAGAAGTGACTTTTGCTAAACCAAAGAGCAGCCGTAATTCAAGCATTG AGGCATTTGCAGTTTGCGAGAACTATTCACCTCCAGAAGGATTTAATGAGAAAGATTTACATCGCCTCCTTGAAAAGGTCGGAAGTCCTTCAGGAGTGGATGATCTAG ATTGTAGTAGCGGATGGTTAGAAGGGCCAAACAAGGTGTATATACCGTTTCTGGCTTGCGGGGACCTGAGTGGATATGATTCTGACCGGTCCTATCCACTTCCTAGAGGAGCCGACGGAGCTTACCAGAGCCTGGATCCAGTACAGCCACCAATCGCTCCACCTTATAAACGAGCTCTAGAAATGAAGAAAGCTTCGAATCAGGGAACCCGTGATCTCGAGAAACTCAGTCTCGATCCTTGA
- the LOC108197232 gene encoding 26S proteasome non-ATPase regulatory subunit 7 homolog A: protein MDVIKSQQISSRPMEKVIVHPLVLLSIVDNYNRVAKDTRKRVVGVLLGSSFKGTVDVTNSYAVPFEEDDKDPSIWFLDHNYHEAMFSMFKRINAKEHVVGWYSTGPKLRENDLDVHALFNDYVPNPVLVIIDVQPKELGIPTKAYYAVEEVKENATQKSQKIFVHVPSEIAAHEVEEIGVEHLLRDVKDTTISTLATEVTGKLAALKGLDARLREIRGYLDLVVDGKLPLNHEILYHLQDVFNLLPNLNVADLIKAFAVKTNDQMLVIYLSSLIRSVIALHNLINNKMLNKEHEKAEDVKPTPVAVAPVAGS, encoded by the exons ATGGACGTGATAAAATCGCAGCAAATATCATCTCGGCCGATGGAGAAAGTGATTGTCCATCCCCTAGTACTCCTCAGCATAGTCGACAACTACAATCGCGTCGCCAAAGACACGCGCAAGCGCGTCGTCGGCGTCCTTCTCGGCTCCTCTTTCAAAGGCACCGTTGACGTCACCAATAGCTACGCCG TGCCTTTTGAGGAAGACGACAAAGATCCAAGCATATGGTTTCTTGACCATAACTACCATGAGGCCATGTTCTCCATGTTCAAGAGAATTAATG CAAAGGAGCATGTTGTCGGATGGTATAGTACTGGCCCAAAGTTGCGAGAGAATGACCTTGATGTTCATGCTTTATTCAATGA CTATGTTCCAAATCCTGTGTTGGTTATCATAGATGTCCAACCTAAGGAGTTGGGGATACCTACAAAAGCTTACTATGCTGTTGAAGAGGTTAAAGAG AATGCCACCCAAAAGAGCCAGAAGATCTTTGTACATGTGCCTTCGGAGATTGCTGCTCACGAAGTGGAGGAAATTG GAGTGGAGCACTTGCTGAGGGATGTGAAAGATACAACCATAAGTACCCTTGCAACAGAG GTAACTGGGAAGCTTGCAGCCTTGAAGGGATTGGACGCACGGCTACGAGAGATACGGGGTTACCTTGATCTCGTTGTTGATGGGAAACTTCCTTTAAATCATGAGATTTTGTACCACTTGCAG GATGTATTCAACCTGCTCCCAAATCTGAATGTGGCAGATTTGATCAAGGCATTTGCAG TTAAAACTAATGATCAGATGCTGGTAATTTACCTTTCATCTCTGATCCGAAGTGTGATAGCGCTCCACAACCTGATCAATAACAAG ATGCTAAATAAGGAGCATGAGAAAGCCGAGGATGTGAAGCCTACCCCAGTAGCTGTAGCACCTGTTGCAGGAAGCTGA